The following are encoded together in the Pararhizobium qamdonense genome:
- a CDS encoding DUF4142 domain-containing protein has protein sequence MQKGGEATKMFVQQMIKEHENTSAELKDMIASNKVKGAPVADLTEDDKEQVGDLAKLDGKEFDEELVDAQVEAHENAVNLLKRYGEEGDNAELKAWASKTLHALQHH, from the coding sequence CTGCAAAAAGGTGGCGAAGCTACAAAAATGTTTGTCCAGCAGATGATCAAGGAACATGAAAACACATCTGCGGAACTGAAAGATATGATTGCAAGCAACAAGGTCAAGGGGGCACCCGTCGCAGATCTGACGGAAGACGATAAGGAACAGGTTGGCGACCTCGCGAAGTTGGACGGCAAAGAATTTGACGAGGAATTGGTCGACGCACAGGTTGAGGCACACGAAAATGCCGTCAATCTTCTCAAGCGATACGGCGAGGAGGGTGACAACGCGGAACTTAAAGCTTGGGCATCGAAGACGCTTCACGCCCTTCAACATCACTAG
- a CDS encoding manganese catalase family protein, whose translation MFMRVDQLQANLPAPARADPNAAAALQELLGGKYGEMSTLGNYMFQSFNFRSKEKLKPFYSLVASITAEELGHVELVSNGVAMLNNGPDVPDGDEGDGGDISGAPWEGMKDIRLAAAFLSGAGGAMPVNSNGVSWNNDFITTTGNVVIDLLHNFHLECGARLHKLRVYETLSDPTGREVCGYLLVRGSVHAHAYALALEKITGVDVKKFLPTPNIPLDKIPECQKYLDEGSHRRLYTFSPGDYKEMSGIWGNGEVALPTDPPGELEVVDGMPEGGKIHQLVGVPSAFTPDYAPEEMFEIAEKLYKASR comes from the coding sequence ATGTTCATGAGAGTCGACCAGTTGCAGGCCAACCTGCCAGCTCCAGCACGTGCAGATCCCAACGCCGCCGCAGCCCTTCAGGAATTGCTCGGTGGCAAGTATGGCGAAATGTCCACTCTGGGCAATTACATGTTTCAGAGCTTCAACTTCCGCAGCAAGGAAAAGCTCAAGCCGTTTTATAGCCTGGTGGCGAGCATCACAGCCGAAGAACTCGGCCACGTCGAACTCGTTAGCAATGGCGTGGCGATGCTTAACAACGGACCTGACGTCCCAGATGGTGACGAAGGCGATGGCGGAGACATTTCCGGCGCGCCGTGGGAGGGCATGAAAGACATCCGTCTTGCGGCCGCTTTCCTGTCCGGTGCGGGCGGCGCGATGCCCGTCAACAGCAACGGTGTCTCCTGGAACAACGATTTCATCACGACGACGGGCAATGTCGTCATCGATTTGCTCCACAACTTCCACCTGGAATGCGGGGCGCGTCTCCACAAGCTCCGGGTCTATGAAACGCTTTCCGATCCGACGGGCCGCGAAGTCTGCGGCTATCTGCTAGTTCGCGGGTCTGTTCACGCTCACGCTTACGCTCTGGCACTTGAAAAGATCACCGGCGTCGACGTCAAGAAATTCCTGCCGACGCCGAACATTCCCCTCGACAAGATTCCTGAATGCCAAAAATATCTCGACGAGGGATCGCATCGCAGGCTCTACACGTTCAGCCCGGGCGACTACAAGGAAATGTCCGGCATCTGGGGCAACGGCGAGGTCGCACTCCCAACCGATCCGCCAGGTGAGCTCGAAGTCGTAGACGGAATGCCCGAAGGCGGCAAAATCCATCAGCTGGTTGGCGTACCGTCAGCCTTCACGCCAGACTACGCGCCAGAGGAAATGTTCGAGATTGCCGAGAAGCTTTACAAAGCTTCTCGATAA
- a CDS encoding NAD(P)/FAD-dependent oxidoreductase — MTDKLEKTIWDCAVIGGGPAGLTAAIYLARYHLSVMVFDDNTSRAAMIPMSHNHAGFPDGISGPDLLAKMRAQAQRYGALIQGSKVTGIEKDGDLFKLEFGGDTASARTVLIATGVLNRRPPMSTTAHDEAVARGVLRYCPVCDGFEVSDRAVGVLGTGAKGFKEAKFLRSYTQDVTLVAPDGGHDLADAERRGLEELGIKVEAGPVISIEPGEDIITVSTAARSYAFASLYPALGSDVRSGLVTTLGARVSDGGCVAVDAHQRTSAPGLYAAGDVVIGLDQISHAMGQAGVAATAIRNDLCEIEALVR, encoded by the coding sequence ATGACCGACAAGTTGGAAAAGACGATATGGGACTGTGCGGTCATCGGTGGTGGCCCCGCTGGCTTGACGGCAGCGATTTATCTGGCTCGCTATCATCTCTCTGTGATGGTATTCGACGATAATACCAGCCGGGCGGCGATGATCCCGATGTCGCATAACCATGCAGGATTTCCAGACGGGATCAGCGGGCCGGACCTCCTGGCCAAGATGCGTGCACAAGCTCAGCGGTACGGCGCTTTGATCCAGGGCAGCAAGGTCACGGGCATTGAAAAGGACGGCGATTTATTTAAGTTGGAGTTCGGCGGCGACACAGCATCTGCCCGCACTGTTCTTATTGCGACTGGCGTGCTTAACCGCAGACCACCAATGTCGACGACCGCGCATGATGAGGCGGTCGCACGGGGGGTGCTGCGTTATTGCCCAGTTTGCGATGGGTTCGAAGTCTCGGACAGAGCCGTTGGCGTCCTTGGCACTGGCGCGAAGGGCTTCAAGGAGGCGAAGTTCTTGCGGAGTTACACCCAGGATGTGACGCTGGTGGCGCCTGATGGCGGGCATGACCTCGCCGACGCCGAGCGAAGAGGTTTGGAAGAGCTCGGAATCAAGGTCGAGGCGGGACCGGTGATTTCAATCGAACCGGGTGAAGATATCATCACCGTTTCGACAGCCGCACGATCATACGCCTTCGCGTCGCTCTACCCGGCCCTCGGCTCCGATGTCCGTTCGGGGCTTGTCACAACTCTTGGAGCTCGCGTCTCGGACGGGGGCTGCGTCGCCGTCGATGCCCATCAGAGAACGAGCGCCCCAGGCCTTTATGCCGCTGGCGACGTCGTGATCGGTCTGGACCAGATCAGCCACGCGATGGGTCAAGCAGGTGTCGCTGCTACAGCTATTCGCAACGATCTGTGTGAGATCGAAGCGTTGGTTCGCTGA
- a CDS encoding zinc-dependent alcohol dehydrogenase, with translation MRALCWHGKGDVRVDTVPDPKIQHSRDAIIKITCCAICGSDLHLLDGYQPTMESGDILGHENMGEVIELGSDVKNLKIGDRVVVPFTISCGDCWFCKQGMYSCCDTTNPNAEIARKAMGHSPAGLFGFSHMLGGYSGGQAEYLRVPMADVGPIKVPDSVSDEQALFLSDIFPTGYMAAENAQIQPGDTVAIWGCGPVGQFAIRSALMMGAGRVIAIDEVAERLAMAEAGGAETINFSETDVYDELMSRTANRGPDSCIDAVGCEASGHGSADALLDRAKAALYLATDRVHVLREAIMSCRKGGTISIPGVYVGMGDKIPIGAAMNKGLTLKMGQTHVQKYTKPLLEKIEAGEIDPSFVVTHPASLEDAPEMYKKFRDKEDGVIKVVLRP, from the coding sequence ATGCGCGCACTTTGCTGGCACGGAAAAGGTGACGTTCGCGTCGATACAGTTCCCGATCCCAAAATCCAACATTCGCGAGATGCCATTATCAAAATAACTTGCTGCGCCATCTGCGGGTCTGACCTGCATCTTCTGGACGGCTATCAGCCAACGATGGAAAGTGGCGATATCCTTGGCCATGAAAACATGGGCGAAGTTATTGAGTTGGGTTCAGACGTCAAGAACCTCAAAATCGGCGACCGCGTGGTTGTCCCCTTTACGATTAGCTGTGGCGATTGCTGGTTTTGCAAACAGGGAATGTATTCCTGCTGCGATACGACAAACCCCAATGCCGAGATTGCACGTAAGGCCATGGGCCACTCCCCAGCCGGACTGTTCGGGTTTAGCCATATGCTTGGGGGATACAGCGGCGGTCAGGCAGAATACCTCCGCGTCCCCATGGCCGATGTCGGGCCGATCAAGGTGCCTGACAGCGTCTCGGATGAGCAGGCGCTTTTCCTATCCGATATTTTTCCCACAGGGTACATGGCCGCTGAAAATGCGCAGATCCAACCCGGAGACACGGTGGCCATCTGGGGATGTGGCCCGGTCGGTCAGTTCGCAATTCGCTCCGCGCTCATGATGGGCGCAGGCCGCGTGATCGCAATAGATGAAGTGGCTGAACGTCTCGCGATGGCGGAAGCGGGGGGAGCCGAAACGATTAACTTCTCCGAGACCGACGTCTATGACGAACTCATGTCACGCACCGCCAACCGGGGCCCTGACAGTTGCATCGACGCGGTCGGATGCGAGGCATCAGGCCACGGCTCCGCTGATGCGTTACTCGATAGGGCTAAGGCAGCGCTGTATCTCGCCACCGATCGAGTCCATGTGCTGCGGGAAGCCATTATGAGCTGCCGTAAAGGCGGCACGATATCTATTCCGGGCGTTTATGTCGGAATGGGCGATAAAATTCCCATCGGCGCTGCAATGAACAAAGGGCTTACCCTGAAGATGGGACAGACCCATGTGCAGAAATATACAAAACCACTTCTTGAGAAAATCGAAGCGGGAGAGATCGATCCGAGCTTTGTAGTGACACATCCAGCGTCTTTGGAAGACGCTCCGGAGATGTACAAAAAATTCCGGGATAAGGAGGATGGGGTGATCAAGGTCGTGCTCAGGCCATAG